From the genome of Psychroserpens ponticola, one region includes:
- a CDS encoding POT-type proton-dependent oligopeptide transporter: protein MEKNRNQKHTKETFYYAISRMLERGSYYGLRILIILHMTGIVLKMERTEALSIMGWFTGSIVVSQILGALLGDLIIGNKKAIIFGGIIQAFGAFTLCITSTTGIYIGLFLVVLGSGFYTPNIISNFGKLYLNKTKLLDSGFTIFYLAINLGSFLGMSLIGYFGEEYGYNIGFIISGILMLISIIPILISKDKIEDKKFKNEFPMGKRILNISLAFIVVGLFWGIYQISYIRISDLQFEFSEISSLNIPKHLWQTINSTLILPISIIAIIVWTFFYSTQFFKLMIGFIFGAISYGIIYLIPGVPTEKHTILYIIALLFLGIAEIHIAPIIHSILTKYSNPKYLAILISLAFIPTRLFGFIFGLFNDRFYDNPTLGIKLGIIAMVIISVGLIVYVFWEKKNYLQQRV from the coding sequence ATGGAAAAAAATCGAAATCAGAAACACACAAAAGAAACTTTTTACTACGCAATATCAAGAATGCTTGAGAGAGGATCATATTATGGTTTAAGAATACTTATAATCTTACATATGACAGGAATAGTTCTAAAAATGGAAAGAACTGAAGCATTGAGTATAATGGGCTGGTTTACAGGCTCTATAGTTGTTTCACAAATATTAGGAGCTCTACTTGGTGATTTGATTATTGGGAATAAAAAAGCTATAATTTTTGGTGGTATTATTCAAGCATTTGGAGCATTTACTCTTTGTATTACTTCAACTACTGGAATTTATATTGGTTTGTTTCTTGTAGTTTTAGGTAGTGGTTTTTATACACCAAATATTATCTCAAATTTTGGAAAGTTATATTTAAATAAAACTAAGTTATTAGATTCAGGATTCACTATATTTTATTTAGCAATAAATTTAGGTTCATTTCTTGGCATGTCATTAATTGGATATTTTGGAGAAGAATATGGTTACAATATTGGATTCATAATATCAGGTATATTAATGCTTATCTCAATAATTCCAATACTCATATCTAAAGATAAAATTGAAGATAAAAAATTCAAGAATGAATTTCCAATGGGTAAAAGAATTTTAAATATTTCCCTTGCATTCATTGTTGTAGGTTTATTTTGGGGAATTTACCAAATCTCATATATTCGGATTTCTGATTTACAATTTGAATTCAGCGAAATTTCATCCTTAAATATTCCGAAACATTTATGGCAAACTATTAATTCTACTCTTATTTTACCAATTAGTATAATCGCTATTATAGTTTGGACATTTTTCTATAGTACACAATTTTTTAAATTGATGATTGGTTTTATTTTTGGAGCAATTTCATATGGAATTATATATCTAATTCCAGGAGTCCCAACCGAAAAACATACAATTTTATATATTATAGCATTATTATTTCTTGGCATTGCGGAAATCCATATTGCTCCAATAATTCATTCTATATTAACAAAGTATTCTAACCCAAAATATCTTGCTATTTTAATTAGTTTGGCATTTATTCCAACAAGACTATTTGGATTTATATTTGGCTTATTTAATGATAGGTTTTATGACAATCCAACTTTAGGAATAAAACTTGGTATTATTGCAATGGTTATTATTAGCGTTGGACTTATTGTTTATGTATTCTGGGAAAAGAAAAACTACCTACAACAACGTGTATAA